The Terriglobales bacterium genome has a window encoding:
- a CDS encoding pyridoxal phosphate-dependent aminotransferase, with protein sequence MPTMDKVTHELRLARRMARLGTETAFEVLVRAKALERQGKEIIHLEIGEPDFDTPANIVEAGADALRHGWTHYGPSAGLPELRETIAQYVSRTRGVRVGPEEVVVVPGGKPIIFFSILALVEEGDEVIYPNPGFPIYESMINFLDATAVPIRLREELDFRLDVNELADLISERTKLIILNSPQNPTGGVLTEKDVRDIAAAIGDRDIMVLSDEIYSRLIFEGKHHSILSLDDWKDRTILLDGFSKTYAMTGWRMGYGVMRADLAAHIARLMTNSNSCTASFTQVAGIEALTGDQSPVEGMDAEFKRRRDMFVGRINRIKGFSCRLPKGAFYTFPNITGTGWSSKKLADALLEEAGVAALSGTAFGRFGEGYLRFSVANSYENLEKAADRIEEWVKARL encoded by the coding sequence ATGCCAACCATGGATAAAGTCACACATGAACTTCGTCTGGCCAGGCGCATGGCCCGGCTGGGAACAGAAACCGCGTTCGAGGTCCTGGTGCGCGCTAAGGCTTTGGAGCGCCAGGGCAAGGAGATTATTCACCTGGAAATCGGTGAGCCGGATTTTGATACCCCGGCCAACATCGTCGAAGCTGGCGCTGATGCTCTCCGTCACGGGTGGACGCATTACGGCCCGTCTGCCGGTTTGCCCGAACTGCGCGAGACCATCGCCCAATATGTGAGCAGGACTAGGGGAGTAAGAGTCGGACCCGAGGAAGTGGTGGTTGTTCCGGGCGGCAAGCCGATCATTTTCTTCAGCATATTGGCACTGGTTGAAGAAGGGGATGAAGTCATCTATCCCAATCCTGGTTTCCCCATCTACGAGTCGATGATCAACTTCCTGGACGCGACGGCGGTACCAATTCGTCTGCGCGAGGAATTGGATTTCCGGCTCGATGTGAACGAGTTGGCGGATCTGATTAGCGAGCGCACCAAGCTGATTATTCTGAATTCACCCCAAAATCCCACGGGGGGAGTGCTCACCGAAAAGGATGTGCGCGACATTGCTGCTGCGATCGGGGATCGCGACATCATGGTGCTGTCAGACGAAATCTACAGTCGGCTAATCTTCGAAGGTAAACATCACTCGATCCTCTCGCTGGACGATTGGAAGGATCGGACAATCCTGCTGGACGGCTTTTCCAAGACCTATGCCATGACGGGCTGGCGCATGGGATATGGCGTGATGCGCGCCGACCTGGCAGCGCACATAGCGCGCCTGATGACGAACTCCAATTCCTGTACTGCCAGTTTCACTCAGGTAGCTGGCATTGAGGCACTCACGGGGGATCAGTCGCCCGTGGAGGGCATGGATGCGGAATTCAAACGCCGCCGGGATATGTTTGTCGGGCGCATCAATCGGATCAAAGGCTTCTCTTGCCGTTTGCCAAAGGGCGCGTTTTACACCTTCCCCAATATCACGGGAACGGGCTGGTCGTCGAAGAAGCTCGCCGATGCATTGCTGGAAGAGGCTGGCGTAGCGGCGCTTTCCGGAACGGCATTTGGTAGGTTCGGGGAAGGCTATCTCCGGTTTAGCGTGGCCAATTCGTACGAAAACCTGGAAAAGGCAGCAGACAGAATCGAGGAATGGGTAAAGGCCCGTCTATAG